One genomic region from Salvelinus fontinalis isolate EN_2023a chromosome 18, ASM2944872v1, whole genome shotgun sequence encodes:
- the aspn gene encoding asporin, producing MRGFLLLCLLALGHAKPYQPINVLDFMRDHEIMMQDADDDADDDDDNSLTDCPFGCQCSLRVVQCSDLGLLSVPENIPADTLMIDLQNNDITEVKEDDFKGINKIYALFLVNNKISKIHPKAFRNMDRLQLLYLSYNQLTQIPANLPRNILELRIHDNKISNIQKEAFKGLKSVHVLEMSANPLANNGIALGAFDGMETLYIRIAEAKLTAVPKDLPSSLTELHLDYNKITKVEIEDFFRYKKIQRLGLSFNQIKFVENGSLASIPNVREIHLDNNKLKKVPPGLNSLRYLQVVYLHANSISSVGVNEFCPVRSSVKKTLYTGISLFSNPVKYWDVQPATFRCVSGHRGVHLGNNRRK from the exons ATGAGAGGCTTCCTGCTGCTGTGTCTGCTGGCACTGGGCCATGCCAAGCCCTACCAGCCAATTAACGTCTTGGACTTCATGAGGGACCATGAAATCATGATGCAAGACGCCGATGATGACGCCGATGACGATGACGACAACTCCCTTACGGACTGCCCCTTCGGCTGCCAGTGCTCCCTACGGGTGGTACAGTGCTCTGATCTAG GGTTGCTCTCTGTGCCCGAGAACATTCCCGCCGACACGCTAATGATCGACCTCCAGAACAACGACATCACCGAGGTCAAGGAGGACGACTTCAAAGGCATTAACAAGATCTAC GCCCTGTTCCTGGTTAACAACAAGATCTCTAAGATCCATCCCAAAGCTTTCCGTAACATGGATCGGCTACAGCTGTTGTACCTGTCCTACAACCAGTTGACGCAGATACCTGCCAACCTGCCCCGGAACATCCTGGAGCTGCGTATCCACGACAACAAGATCAGCAACATCCAGAAGGAGGCCTTCAAAGGACTCAAGTCTGTGCATGTTCTGG AGATGAGTGCTAACCCGTTAGCTAACAACGGGATAGCACTGGGAGCATTCGACGGCATGGAGACCCTGTACATCAGGATCGCAGAGGCCAAGCTCACAGCTGTACCTAAAG ACCTCCCATCTTCACTCACAGAGCTTCACTTGGATTATAACAAGATCACCAAAGTAGAAATTGAGGACTTTTTCagatataaaaaaatacaaag ATTAGGACTGAGCTTCAACCAAATCAAGTTTGTTGAGAACGGAAGCTTGGCCAGCATACCTAACGTCCGTGAAATCCACCTCGATAACAACAAACTAAAGAAGGTTCCGCCTGGTCTAAACTCACTGCGGTATCTACAG GTGGTGTACCTCCATGCTAACAGCATCAGCAGTGTGGGGGTGAATGAGTTCTGCCCTGTACGCTCCAGTGTTAAGAAGACCTTGTATACGGGCATCAGTCTGTTCTCTAACCCTGTTAAGTACTGGGACGTCCAGCCTGCCACTTTCCGCTGTGTGTCTGGACACAGAGGGGTTCATCTGGGCAACAACCGGAggaagtaa